The Pyrus communis chromosome 2, drPyrComm1.1, whole genome shotgun sequence genome includes a window with the following:
- the LOC137724652 gene encoding uncharacterized protein: MTSENSFVQPAIPRFDGHYDHWSMLMENFLRSKEYWNLVENGITAAAEGSESSEVQKKTMDELKLKDLKTKNYLFQAIDQSILETILKKDTAKDIWDSLKQKYQGTARVKRAQLQALRKEFEVLHMKNGEIVNDYFGRTLAIANKMRTHGEKMDDVVIIEKILRSMISKFDYVVCSIEESNDLDTLSIDELQSSLLVHEQRINRHMWECPKKSKEEKTNFVETEEEMLLMALVDIKETTMEHIWFLDSRCNNHMCGKKDLFCDSFRESVKLGNDSSLIVQGKGSVRMEVNDIIHVITSVFYVPDLRNNLLSIGQLQKKGLTVLIQHGKCKIFHAERGLIIETTMSHNRMQLTTAYTPQQNAVAERKNRTIMNMVRSMLSAKQIPKTFWPEAVNWTVHVLNRCPTLAVKNKTPKKAWNGHKPSVDHFRIFGCIAHAHVLDNRRVKLDAKSCKCILLGVSEESKAYRLYEPVSQKIIISRDVVFEDDQQWKWGDSHKEAIVTELEWDTDEENNSSREENDPESDEDEAVGETEPDSDSSDLLVERDIQSDESSPSRGTNSKTTSVDERL, encoded by the exons atGACGTCCGAGAACAGTTTCGTGCAACCAGCTATTCCAAGGTTCGATGGTCATTACGACCATTGGAGTATGCTGATGGAAAACTTTCTTCGTTCCAAAGAGTATTGGAACCTGGTGGAAAATGGAATTACTGCTGCAGCAGAAGGGTCAGAATCTAGTGAAGTACAAAAGAAGACTATGGATGAACTAAAGCTGAAGGACTTGAAGACGAAGAACTATttgtttcaagccatagatCAATCAATATTGGAGACTATCCTGAAGAAGGATACTGCGAAAGATATATGGGACTCCTTGAAGCAAAAGTATCAAGGAACTGCACGTGTAAAACGTGCTCAGTTGCAGGCTCTGCGCAAGGAGTTCGAGGTACTCCATATGAAGAATGGAGAAATAGTCAATGATTATTTTGGGAGAACACTTGCCATAGCAAACAAGATGAGGACTCATGGGGAGAAGATGGATGATGTGGTAATCATAGAGAAAATTTTGAGATCCatgatttcaaaatttgattATGTGGTTTGTTCCATCGAGGAATCTAATGATCTGGACACCTTATCCATTGATGAGCTTCAAAGCAGTCTACTGGTCCACGAGCAAAGGATCAACCGACATATG TGGGAGTGCCCTAAGAAATCCAAGGAAGAGAAAACAAACTTTGTGGAGACAGAGGAAGAGATGCTGCTGATGGCACTTGTGGATATCAAGGAGACAACAATGGAGCACATATGGTTTCTGGATTCCAGGTGCAACAACCATATGTGTGGCAAGAAGGACCTGTTTTGTGACAGTTTCAGAGAATCAGTTAAGTTGGGAAATGATTCAAGTTTGATTGTGCAAGGCAAGGGAAGTGTGCGAATGGAGGTGAACGACATCATACATGTGATCACAAGTGTTTTCTATGTGCCTGATTTGAGAAACAACTTGTTAAGCATTGGTCAGTTGCAAAAGAAAGGGCTTACAGTGCTCATTCAACATGGAAAATGCAAGATCTTTCACGCTGAGAGAGGATTAATTATAGAAACCACGATGAGTCACAATCGAAT GCAACTAACTACAGCCTATACTCCCCAACAGAACGCGGTTGCAGAAAGGAAGAATCGCACCATCATGAACATGGTGCGAAGCATGCTGTCAGCAAAACAAATCCCTAAAACTTTCTGGCCTGAAGCAGTGAATTGGacggtgcatgtgttgaatcgATGCCCTACCCTTGCTGTAAAGAACAAAACACCGAAGAAGGCTTGGAATGGACACAAACCATCTGTGGATCATTTCAGGATTTTTGGTTGCATTGCACATGCTCATGTCCTTGACAATAGAAGGGTAAAGCTCGATGCCAAAAGCTGTAAGTGTATCTTGCTTGGGGTGAGTGAAGAATCTAAAGCATATCGACTGTATGAACCTGTTTCGCAGAAAATAATTATTAGTCGAGACGTTGTGTTTGAAGATGATCAACAGTGGAAATGGGGAGACAGTCATAAAGAAGCCATAGTGACAGAACTTGAGTGGGACACTGATGAAGAGAATAACTCATCAAGGGAGGAAAATGACCCCGAGTCTGATGAAGATGAAGCTGTGGGAGAAACTGAACCTGATTCGGATTCAAGTGACTTATTGGTTGAACGGGACATACAAAGTGATGAGAGTTCACCCTCACGAGGGACGAACTCGAAGACCACCAGTGTGGATGAGAGATTATGA
- the LOC137721671 gene encoding O-fucosyltransferase 23-like — MDVPPYRKNFKVLGCHLNSFACKCVVLAVTALIIRAVLLPTFSIFDGTEQDNLVFISNLSLSFGQKSGIRKDKFLEVPQIVWGLNNQKIAFARACLTARFLNRTLLMPSLSASLFYKEVELLEPIPFDKVFQFKKFNSLCNGFVQLGEFTDVRNRTAAFELQKGSGRRWTPDRDMDQLKQHNEGPYSEHEVIRIVGRNPFLWHDHWPVKDYAKIFECLVLVDEIMNEADKVLSRIREMGAAQVKSQSESAQNGISPAEISLVQPVPYVAVHMRIEIDWMIHCKKLEQRSNITQICSSKEEIMEGVGNIVGLKTPVVVYLAIADSLLHDPSILNGWKSGLIPFEKKKLGVEGNYKKFPYLIQSAIDYEVCLRADVFVGNSFSTFSSLIVLDRTQKLIRTGVTSSCGVDVRWPCYAYNILGESNGPQRWMTNMSSSSLQPISYGSNDISCQV, encoded by the coding sequence ATGGATGTGCCTCCTTACCGTAAGAATTTCAAAGTTCTCGGTTGCCATTTGAATTCGTTCGCATGCAAATGTGTTGTTTTAGCTGTGACTGCTCTGATTATTAGAGCTGTTCTGCTTCCTACATTCTCTATCTTTGATGGAACTGAACAGGACAACTTGGTATTCATCAGTAATCTCTCGTTGTCATTCGGTCAGAAATCTGGAATCCGAAAAGATAAATTTTTGGAGGTTCCTCAAATCGTGTGGGGATTAAACAATCAGAAAATAGCCTTCGCAAGAGCTTGTCTGACCGCGAGGTTTTTGAACCGGACGCTTTTGATGCCTAGCTTGAGTGCTTCCCTGTTTTACAAGGAAGTTGAGCTACTGGAACCGATTCCCTTTGATAAGGTCTTCCAGTTCAAGAAGTTTAATTCGCTCTGTAATGGATTCGTTCAATTGGGTGAATTTACGGATGTTAGAAACCGAACAGCAGCGTTTGAGCTTCAGAAAGGAAGTGGAAGGAGGTGGACTCCCGACAGGGACATGGATCAGTTGAAACAACATAATGAGGGTCCATACAGTGAGCACGAGGTGATTCGAATTGTTGGAAGGAATCCGTTTCTGTGGCACGATCATTGGCCTGTGAAGGACTATGCGAAAATCTTTGagtgtttggttttggttgatgaaataATGAACGAAGCGGATAAAGTTTTATCAAGGATTAGAGAGATGGGAGCAGCACAAGTAAAAAGCCAGAGTGAGTCTGCACAAAATGGCATTAGCCCGGCAGAGATTTCTCTCGTGCAGCCGGTGCCTTATGTGGCTGTACATATGCGGATAGAGATAGATTGGATGATTCATTGTAAGAAGCTGGAGCAAAGATCAAACATAACCCAAATTTGTAGTAGCAAGGAGGAGATCATGGAAGGAGTGGGCAACATTGTAGGCCTCAAAACGCCCGTCGTTGTTTATTTAGCTATAGCTGATAGTCTTCTTCATGATCCGTCTATTCTGAACGGCTGGAAGTCAGGCTTGATTCCTTTCGAGAAGAAGAAATTGGGAGTTGAAGGGAATTACAAGAAGTTCCCTTATCTCATTCAGTCTGCAATCGACTACGAAGTATGCTTAAGGGCTGATGTCTTTGTGGGAAACAGTTTCTCCACATTTTCGAGTCTCATAGTTCTCGATCGAACGCAGAAGCTCATTAGAACGGGCGTCACAAGCTCTTGTGGTGTGGATGTAAGGTGGCCTTGTTATGCATACAACATATTAGGGGAATCAAACGGACCTCAAAGATGGATGACAAACATGTCTAGCTCAAGTCTTCAACCAATTAGCTATGGCTCCAACGACATCTCGTGTCAAGTGTGA
- the LOC137726201 gene encoding E3 ubiquitin-protein ligase RSL1-like, with protein sequence MEGQAISGDEVSLNLVREEDEEEFRSCCEDDDEVWKETEEPVKVEAKDESKDDLDEFSVKMFFKGMSIAGYGDASCGLSGIGVVMERSTNVPAIQVQKRLDFYVEEPVADYLALMDGLMEAVQNKFRRVYAFTDSELLYDQVSHEERLEVPILIALRQRILEHACNLEAFVLKLVPTVDLERPSKLAQVAIGVVSFPAKGVESLENCSICCDDKPSPMMITMKCSHKFCTHCMRTYVDGKVQSSQVPIRCPQLRCMYYISTAECKSFLPLTSYESLEKSLAEANILHSDRVYCPFPNCSTLLAPLECLSARASSSSQSDNSCVECPVCQRFICVDCGVPWHSSMSCEEFQNLPLEERDAADITLHRLAQNNSWRRCQQCRRMIELSQGCYHMTCWCGHEFCYSCGAEYRDSQQTCQCAFWDEDNNNNTEDLVTQSMHESEQWAWETFNSLPMIMDAYSDQERSQLELIQRFLAGGFSLSDHPPYQSPPRCTDSYVDAMKDLHQLPWLERFVSVISDNYYEEYIQ encoded by the exons ATGGAGGGTCAGGCAATTTCTGGTGATGAGGTTTCATTAAATTTAGTTAGagaggaagacgaagaagagTTTCGGAGCTGTTGTGAAGACGATGATGAAGTTTGGAAGGAGACTGAAGAACCAGTGAAAGTTGAGGCAAAAGATGAGTCAAAAGATGATCTCGATGAATTTTCGGTGAAAATGTTCTTCAAAGGCATGTCCATAGCTGGGTACGGGGACGCCAGTTGTGGGCTTTCTGGAATCGGAGTTGTCATGGAAAGATCAACCAATGTTCCTGCAATTCAGGTGCAGAAAAGGCTTGATTTTTATGTGGAGGAGCCTGTGGCTGACTATTTAGCCCTGATGGATGGTCTAATGGAGGCTGTGCAGAATAAATTCCGTAGGGTGTATGCATTCACAGATTCTGAGCTGTTATATGATCAG GTTTCACATGAGGAGAGACTTGAAGTTCCAATCTTGATAGCACTGAGGCAAAGGATCCTAGAGCATGCCTGTAATCTTGAAGCTTTTGTCCTGAAACTTGTTCCCACTGTAGATCTTGAGCGGCCATCAAAATTAGCCCAAGTGGCAATTGGAGTTGTCTCCTTTCCTGCTAAGGGTGTTGAATCACTTGAAAATTGTTCCATCTGTTGCGACGATAAACCATCCCCAATGATGATCACCATGAAGTGTTCTCATAAGTTCTGTACTCATTGCATGAGGACATATGTTGATGGGAAGGTACAATCCTCTCAAGTTCCCATCAGATGTCCTCAGCTGCGATGCATGTATTACATCTCCACTGCTGAGTGCAAATCTTTTCTTCCACTCACTTCTTATGAGTCATTGGAGAAATCCCTTGCAGAAGCGAATATTCTCCACTCAGATAGAGTGTACTgcccatttccaaattgttccACCCTGCTTGCTCCCCTTGAATGTTTGTCAGCCAGGGCAAGTTCATCAAGTCAGTCAGATAACAGCTGTGTCGAATGTCCAGTTTGTCAGAGGTTCATATGTGTGGATTGTGGGGTTCCTTGGCATTCTTCTATGAGCTGTGAGGAGTTCCAAAACCTCCCACTGGAAGAGAGAGATGCTGCAGATATTACCTTGCATCGCTTGGCACAGAATAACAGCTGGAGGCGTTGCCAGCAGTGTCGTAGGATGATTGAGCTCTCTCAAGGTTGCTACCACATGACGTGCTG GTGTGGGCATGAGTTCTGTTATTCTTGTGGTGCTGAATATCGGGATAGCCAACAGACTTGTCAATGTGCCTTCTGGGACGAAGACAACAATAACAACACAGAAGACTTGGTCACTCAGTCTATGCATGAATCTGAGCAATGGGCGTGGGAAACATTCAATTCGTTGCCCATGATAATGGATGCGTACTCGGACCAAGAGAGATCACAGCTGGAGCTGATCCAGAGGTTCCTAGCTGGGGGATTCAGTTTAAGTGATCATCCCCCTTACCAGTCCCCACCGCGATGTACAGATTCTTATGTAGATGCCATGAAAGATCTTCATCAGCTTCCTTGGCTGGAGAGGTTTGTGTCCGTGATAAGCGATAACTACTATGAAGAATATATCCAGTGA
- the LOC137724653 gene encoding uncharacterized protein, producing MFNPLATKTATICLSVFGPGGPFSFDAWKKQQRKSNSSKKDSTSKGGNSNHEALGNEWLQSGRCPIAKSYRAVSSVIPLVAKVLRPPPGMKLKCPPTIVAARAALSRTAFAKNLRPQPLPAKVLVIGSMGMAANVPLGICREHTKKFSLSWFAAVHAAVPFIAILRKSVLMPKSAMAFTIAASVLGQVIGSRAERYRLKAVASKKLPLTTETSVGGVIE from the coding sequence ATGTTTAATCCATTAGCTACAAAGACAGCTACAATTTGTCTCTCAGTCTTTGGTCCTGGAGGGCCATTCAGTTTCGATGCATGGAAGAAACAGCAAAGGAAATCTAATTCCTCGAAAAAAGATTCTACTTCAAAGGGAGGAAATTCTAATCACGAGGCATTGGGTAATGAGTGGCTGCAATCCGGAAGATGTCCGATAGCAAAGTCATACCGTGCTGTTAGCAGTGTCATTCCACTAGTCGCAAAGGTTTTGCGGCCCCCTCCAGGAATGAAACTCAAGTGCCCGCCAACAATAGTTGCAGCTCGAGCAGCCCTGTCGCGAACTGCATTTGCAAAGAACCTCCGCCCACAACCCCTTCCGGCAAAAGTACTTGTGATCGGATCAATGGGCATGGCAGCCAATGTTCCTTTAGGGATATGTAGAGAGCACACCAAAAAATTCTCACTATCTTGGTTCGCTGCTGTGCATGCAGCTGTGCCATTCATAGCCATACTTCGGAAGTCTGTGCTCATGCCTAAATCGGCCATGGCGTTTACCATTGCCGCATCAGTACTAGGACAAGTCATTGGCTCCAGAGCAGAGCGGTACCGCCTCAAAGCTGTGGCTTCCAAAAAATTGCCTCTGACGACTGAAACCTCCGTTGGTGGTGTGATAGAATGA